The genomic DNA AATTCAGCGGTAGTGTGGACTGAATCATCAGATGCTTCTCGAATGAAGGCAGCAATACCACCTAACATTAATCCTACTACTCCACCCAATAAAAGATTTTGCTTCATATTGGGGCCTAATTTGATTCCCTGTTGTGGTTCTTCTACTACTTCCCAATTAAATCCACCTTTGGAAAGTTCTTGACGTAGTTTCTGCTCTGCTCTTAACAATTGTTCCACTCTTTCCCGACTAAATTCTAATTGGGGCAGAATACGATTGTAATAAGCTAAAAGGGAAGGAAAACGTTTGAGTTGAGTTCTTAGTTCTCTTTCTTTTTCTGCTAAGGTCTGGTCACGAGCGCTTAAAGAAACTATATTAGTTTGGGTTTCTACTAACTCACCAGTGAGGTTAAGATCAATTTCCCCAAGCTGTCCTTGTTCAAGCAGATTATCCCCAAAACTAAATACGTTACTAGATTTTTTCCCTAATGTTCTACTAACTTCTTTTTGCAACAGTTGTTTTTGACTTTGTAACTGTTCATTTAGCTGTTGTACGCTGGGAGTGTCATCAGTAAAACGTAACCTTTCTTGTGCCAAAGCCAGCTCTGTTTTTTGAATTTCATTCAGTAAGCCTTGATAGCGCGTAGACTGGCTGAGACGAGAAGAAACTAAGGCATTTTGAGGAGAACGATTCAGTTGTGCTTGCAGAGATTTTTGCTTGGCTAAAGCTTCTTCATATTCAGAACGAGTGGTTTGTCTTTCTTTCTGAATATTATTTAAAGATTCTTCAATTGCTTTTGCCTGTAACTCTGGATCAATTAAATTTTGTTGTCTACGGAATCTTTGCAAATTCGCTTCTGATGCGTTGACTTCATCACTAGCTTTTCTTAGCTGTTCTCTAATGACTTGTAAACCTTTTTTTAAGCGTGTATCTTGTTGTTGTTTGTTGTATTCAAGATAAACTTTCTGAATGGCAGCCAGAACTTTTTGAGTCTTTTCTGGATCGCTATCACTATAATCAACTTGAAAAATTTTCGTAACTACTTCTTCTTTATTCTTAATTTGAGTCAAGACTAAAGATTTTTTCATTTCCCTCACAGTAATGTCGGGATATTCAGATTTGAGTTGATCAACGGCTTTTTGCAGTAGTCCAGAACTCCGCATTAAATTTAGCTGTGTTGCTGTATCGATCACAACGTTAGAATCAGTAAACTGAGTATCTAGGGTATCTTTTTCTTGTTTCCCTTCATAGTTAGGTTCTACTAACAATTGCATCGTACTTTGAAAGGTGGGTTTAGTGTTTAAAGTAATGATGCCAGCCAATGCAGTAGAACTGAGTAATACTAATAAAACCCAGGGAAATCTACGGACAAATACTGCAAACATTTGTCCATATCCTGGCTCTTCAGCTACTGGATGTATATGGGGGTTTAGACTTGTTTGAACCACGTTTATTATCCTTATCTGGAAAACGCTATGCGTAGTTTGTTGGTAAAGCTATTCAGCTATAGGATCAGAATTCAAGAATTAATAGAATCATCTGGATCAGGAATGAACAAAATGAGATTTTATCAAAAAATCTAATGTCATACTTAAAGTTTGATCTCGTTTGCATTCTGGATTCTGGATTCTGGATTCTGAATCCTGACCTTTTATTCCTACTCCACTACATGAATTTTTCAGTTAAATGAAGGAGTGATTTATATCAGATGCTGGCACAATAATTTTTTCCACTTTGTTAAAAAATGCTTGTTCTGAAAAATTATTGACAGCATGATTACGAATATTTTCGTAATTCCAAGATATTCCCGTCGCTTCTAGTAATGCAGCTTGTAAAGAATCGGGAGTTTGCCTTTTAAAAAATACTCCTGTTTGACCAGGTATTTGAGTATCTAATACTCCACCGGCTCCATAGGCAATTACTGGAGTTCCACTAGCATTTGCTTCTACTGGAACTAATCCATAGTCTTCTAAGGCAGCAACAATAATTGACTTAGCTCTAGAAAATAAGTCTTTACGTTGACTATCGCTCACGTGACCTAAGAATTCTATATTTGGCAATGCCTTAGATTTTAACCGTTCTAGTTCTGGCCCGTCACCTGATATTAATAAATGCCACCCTAACCAGTTAAAAGCCTCGACGATGATATCAAGACGTTTATAACTTATCATCCGAGCAGATGCCAAGTAGTATTCTTGTTTTATATCTGAAAAGATAAAGTTACTGGTATCAATTGGATAGTTAATTACTATTGCTTGTTTACCATAAATTTTCTGAATACGACGGGCAACTATACTGGAATTAGCAATGTAAATATCTGGTTCTTGAGAATATTTGAGGTCTACATTTCTCATCATTTGAAATATTTTTTCAATTAATGGAGCAAAGTAGCGATAATCTCCATATTCTCGTAAATATGTTTGCGTATCCCACAAAAATCGAGTAACATTATGGCAGAAACAAATATGACGTGCCTGGGAATTTTTTCTGACTGCTTTGGCAAAACTGGTACTACTACTAATAATTAAATCGTAGTCTTGTAAATTTAAGGCGCGAAATGCAGGAAAGTATAAGGGAGCTATCAAACGAAAATATTTAGCTGCACCGGGAATATTTTGTAAAAAAGTTGTGTTGACTATGCGATCGCCTAAATCAATGGTTTTTTGTGGATCATATAAAGATGTGAAAATATCGGCTTCAGGGTAGCGTTTACAAAGCAATTCAAAGACTCGCTCTGCCCCACCACGCTGGGTTAAATAATCATGGACGAGAGCAATTTTCATGGCTAATACTTTATATGATAATGTTGACCACGCTATAAATCGTTGCTTGAGGGTTTACAGATACTAATAATTTCTCTGGTTATAGCAGTATTATTTCTGTACTAAACCCTTCTTTAGATAGTTATATTTTGTCGTTGATTTTGACAAGGGTGTAATTGTAATGATGATGCAATTACTATCCGGTTTCAAAATTATAGATTCAATGACATTTTCTAATTGTGAATTAGAGGTGCAAATAGAATAACAACTAAATTCTGATTTATTTGCTCGTATTGAACAAAAATATACTCTGGCTGACCAATTGATTCTCAAGAATTTCTAGCCCCCTAAAATAGGAGGCTAATTTTATGACATGAATTGTGATTTTTTACTTTATTTCGCCATTACTAAAGTCTTAGATGATGCAAAATAAATTGTTTGCTCATGGCGGAGTTTGTCACAAAGTCTACCTGTGGGTAATTCCACATCATCGTAGGTAAGAACTTGATCTTTAGGAATATCTCTTTTTAAACGACATCCTTCGGCTATTCCCATTGGCAGTAAATTTTCTTGCTGAACAATGTCTGAATTTTCACATTGTCCATAGGTCATGTAATAACCAATGCCGTCTAATGTTTCTCCAGCTTTAAGATCAATTTTGGCAGTAGCGACAACATCAACTACTGGACCATCTAAAGGAGATAATACAGCATCATGAAATAATACTGCACGGGCTACAGAAAGGGGAACTTCAAAATGGCAAAGGTGATAGGGAGTATAGAAACTATAAAGTGGTCCTTCTCCCAATTTATAAAGGTTTAAATAATGCCTTTGTTTGGGATCTTCATGGGTAGCAAAAACAAACACTCCTGGCCCTGGTTTTGTACCCACTACATAATCAACAATTCCACCTAATTCTTTGAGTTGATCTACATCATACATTTTGGTCATTTCATCTACATGACCTGTGTATTCGTAGCCTAACATTCCTCTTTTTGCCACCTTCATTCCTGTACCATTGGCAACAATTGCTTGTTCAAAAGAAATTTTTGTGCCATCTGCAAAACTTGTCACCATAGCGGGATTTTGACCCCACTTTTGGGCAAAACCAGCTTGAGTTGTGGGGTTACGATAGGGGTCTTGTAAACCTTTAATATTTCCACACAATAAGGGGGTTAAACCAATGCTTTTCACAAAGCGATAAAGGTTCATTTCTACCCCTGGTTGATCACCATCACAAGCAGTTAAAATCACTCCGGCACGGTTAGCATGAACTTTGAGAATGGGTCCAATTGTGCCATCTAATTCTGCATTCATGAGAATAATATGCTTTTCATGGGCGATCGCTCTCATCACTAAATGAGCAGCATATTCAATTGTGCCTGTAACTTCAATGATTGCATCAATACCATCTGCTTCACATAGCAACATGGCATCTTCTGTAATTGCATATTGATTTTGAATCAAAGCATTTTCTAAATCCAATACACTAGAAACTACTTTAACATCCTCAATTCCTGCTTCTAAATACGCTCTTTTTGCACCATCAAGATGACGGTTAGAAATAGCTACTAATTCCATCCCAGGGACAGAATTAATAATCTGATTGGCAATACCTCGACCCATAAAACCAGCACCAATCATGGCTACTTTTACAGGTTGACCTAATGCAGCACGGGCTTGTAATGCTTGATCAATAATAATCATTATTTATACTCCTACTAAACTAGATTCTAGTAATTCCCAATTCCGATCTTTTTCAGACATTTCAGTTACAGTTAAAGGCCAAGAAATATCTAATAGGGGATCGTTATAACGTAAACCACGTTCATATCCAGGGGTGTAAAATTCCCCTACTTGATAAACAACTTCTGCTCCATCTGTTAAGGCTTGATAGCCGTGAGCAAACATTTCTGGTACATATAAAGCACGGCGATTTTCCGCAGTTAATTCCACGCCAATATGGGATAAATAAGTTGGAGAATCAGGACGCATATCCACAATTACGTCATAAATTGCCCCTTGAGTGCAACGAATTAATTTTGTTTCTGCGGCTGGTAAAACTTGATAGTGCATTCCCCGCAATGTCCCTTTTTGATGATTAAAAGATAAGTTACACTGGGCAACTGTTGGTTTTAAACCATGATCTGCAAATTCTTGAGCGCAGAAAGTCCGCGCAAAAAAACCGCGATGATCTGGTTTTTCTTCTAAGTCAATTATGAAAGCTCCAGGAAGATTTGTTTCGGTAAAAATCATATTTTTTTAGAAAATAGGGAACGGAGAATAGGAAATGGTAAATATTTTTAATAATTATCCATGACCCATTAATAATAAAGACTCAAATATATTTTACTCACCTAATCCCATAAATTCAGGGATAAATTATAGATTCGGTTTAATGAAGTTATCATGATCATATTGAGTACAAAATTCTATATATTTTCATGAATTAGCTATGTAAATAAAAATATATTTCCAAGCTGATCACATAAAAAATTCACTAATTTATTATTCCTTACTTCTACGGGCAATTTGTGAGGATAATTGACTAGACTCGGCAATTTTAAATTCAGGATTAGAAATAACTTCAAAAGTAGAAGTAGTCACTAAAGCCAAGAAGGAAACTACTACCTGAATAGCAGAAAATGGCCATCTTCTAAAAGCACCCAATAAAACTCTCAGGTTTACTTCTCGAAAATTATTTAGGATCATATTTCCAGAAAACCGCTTCGAATATCCATTTTCTTGCAGCTTGAGAATTACTTCTGGAATGTGCTTATATTGCATTAATAGAGCAGATTTTGGCTCTTTCTGCCAATAACTAACACCAACAATACATTCTAAATAAATATCTTTACTGACAATTACTTTGCCATTTGCAGCACAATAACCAGCTAAATATGCCAAAGATATCCAATTATTGGCAGCATCTTTCCAAATTTTTAAAGCCTGTTTTACTAAGTCAGTTCTATAGATTGAAGCTGTTAAAAAAATAACTGCCCCAACACTTTTAGAAAAGCAGTATTCAAAGATTGCTTTTCCATCACCTTCTCCATTTTCATTATCCGCGTCAAACCAGCGATTACCACTTATTTTTGGTGGATGGACTGGTGAACCAGTAATTTGATTTTTACCAGAAAAATTGAGAAATAATAATGATAAATCTTGATGTCGTTTAATCTTATCTATGACATAATTAACAGCTTTATCTTGAATTGGATCATCATCTCCAATTGCCCATACATATTTTGTTGTTGCTGAACTCAGGCAGTAAATAATATTTCTCATTACACCTAAATTTTCACTGTTTCTATTAACTTTAAAAGTTACATTATTAAAAATATATTGCCATTTTTTAATTACTTCTGGAGTGTGGTCACTAGAACAATTATCGGAAACTAGGATTTCACAATCATTTTCATAACCTTTAATAGCCTTAAATAACCACTCTAATTGTTGATCTAGCAAATCTGCACGATTATAGGTAGGAATAGCAATAGTCAGTATTTTATTCATATCTTAAAATCAAGAAACCCAATGATTTTGAAAATTTTATGTGAGAGCATAAATTATTTATACCTGATTAAAAGTAGCAGCATAGATTATTAATTATAAATTATTAACTGCTACTTTTATTAAGTGAATTAGAGGCTGAATTTATTATTTATTCCAAAAGAAATCTTTGTCAATTTGTTGGGTACGGATCAAATACTCTAATTGTTTTAATCTTGTAAATCCTCTAAACAAAAATGTATCTTCTGTCATCTCAATTTGCCGGAATAAATCATATAATTGTTGTGCGCCTTTCTGAGCATTCCAATCACATTTAAAACCGGGGAGAGTAGTGTTAATCTTTTCAAAAGAGACTCGATAACTACGATTATCTGAACCATTATCACCAAAGGTTAATTTACAACCGGGGAAAGTCTCAGCAATAATTTCTGCAATCTCTTTGACTCGATAATTATTTTTTGTATCTCCCACATTAAAAATTTGATTGTGGATAATATCTCTGGGTGCTTCTAATGCACAAACGATGGCTTTGCAAATATCCAAAGCATGAACCAATGGCCGCCAGGGTGTACCATCGCTGGTCATTTTAATTTCTTTGGTTGTCCAAGCTAACCCAGCTAAATTATTTAAAACAATATCAAATCGCATTCTGGGAGAAGCACCAAAAGCAGTAGCATTTCTCATGAATGTGGGTGAGAAATCATCATCAGCTAATAGTTTGATATCTTTTTCTACTAATGTTTTACATTCAGCATAAGCTGTTTGGGGGTTAACAGGTGATTCTTCTGTGACATCATCTTCACTAGCAACACCATAAACACTACAGGAAGACATATAAACAAAGCGACGTACTCCCATAGATTTCGCTAAGTTCGCTAATCTTACAGAACCTAAATGATTAATTTGATAGGTAATATTGGGGGATAATTGTCCGGTGGGATCATTAGAAAGTTCAGCCATATGAACTATTGCTTCCATACCTTCTAAATCTTCCGGTGTGATATTACGAATATCTTTGTTGAGGGTTTTGGCGGTGATTTCTGTGCCATTATATAACCAACCAACTTTATAAAAACCTGTATCTACACCAAGAACTTCGTGACCTTTAGCTGTTAATAATTGAGGTAGTAAAGAACCTAAATATCCTTCTGTTCCTGTAATTAATATTTTCATGATTTTTAAATGTTTGTAGTGATGAATTTACTGGATTTTTCAGATTTAGTCCATGAATAATTAACCGCAGATTAATGCGGATTAATTTGCATCGAGTTTGTGGGATTCTGATTCTAAATTTGGTTTAGGCGACTAAGCTTTTTAAATGTGCTTGTTGAGGAATTTGCTTAACTATGGCTTTACCAATTTCTAAGGAAGAAGTAGCAGCAGGTGATGGTGCATTGCATACATGAATGGAATTTTCACCGGGAATGATTAAGAAATCATCTACCAACGAACCATTATTCCTTAATGCTTGAGCGCGGACTCCTGCATGGGTGGGGACTAAATCTTCTGCTTGCACTTCGGGAATTAGTGTTTGTAAACTGCTCACAAAGGCGGCTTTACTAAAGGAACGAATGATTTCTTGAATTCCTTCATCAGCGTGTTTTGCTGCTAGTTTCCAAAAACCTGGATAGGTAATTACTTCTGCAAAGTCTCTGAGGTTAAAGTCGGTTTTTTTGTAGCCTTCTCTTTTCAAACTCAAGACTGCATTGGGACCTGCATGAACGCTACTATCAATCATGCGGGTAAAATGAACGCCTAAAAATGGAAAATCAGGGTTAGGAACAGGATAAATGAGAGTTTTAACTAAATAGCGTTTTTCTGGGGTTAATTCGTAATATTCTCCCCGGAAGGGAACGATTTTAGCTTCAGGTTTAGCCTTACCTAATTTTGCAATGCGATCGCTATGTAATCCGGCACAATTAATCACAAATCTTGTTTCAAAACTGCCCTGATTTGTTTCTAATACCTGGTTTTTACCACTGGATGAGATTTGCAAAACTTTGGTATTTAGACGCAAATCTCCACCTTGTTTTGTAATTATTTCCGCATATTTTAAACAGACTTGTTTATAATTAACAATCCCTGTAGAAAATACTCGAATACCTGCTAAACAACTCACATGAGGTTCAATTTCTTTAACTTCTTCAGGACTAATTTTTTGTACTGGTATTTGATTTTCTAAACCTCTTTGATAAAGTTTTTCTAACCGAGGTATTTCTTCCGGTTTTGTGGCCACAATTACTTTACCACAAATGTCATGTTCGATATTATGTTTTTGGCAGAACTCAACCATTGATTGACTACCATCGCGGCAAAACTTAGCTTTAAAACTATTTGGTTTATAATAAATTCCTGAATGAATTACACCACTATTATTACCTGTTTGATGAAATGCCCATTTACCTTCTTTCTCTAATACTAAAATCTTGGCATCGGGATAGCGCAATCCTAAATTCATTGCGGTAGAGAGTCCAACTATTCCCCCACCAATAATCGCAAAATCATACATTAGTAATTTTTCTCCAAATATTAAATCTCAACTTGCTATACTAAGCATTCAGCTTAGGCTCAAAAATTACTATTTGATAAATTCCTAGATTATCAAATATTCTGACTCCTGAATTCTTAAATTACTATTCCCATACTTTCCAAGGTGCTTGGTTTTTACGCCATAAATCTTCTAAGTAGTTTTTATCTCTTAAAGTATCCATTGGCTGCCAAAATCCATTATGCTTAAAAGCTGAGAGTTGTTGCATATCTGCTAACTTTTCTAATGGTTCTTTCTCCCAAACTGTAGTGTCATCAGCAATAAAGTTAATAACTTCTGGTTCAAGTACAAAATAACCACCATTTATCCAAGCTCCATCACCCTCTGGTTTTTCTCTAAAATTGGTAATTTTAGTTTGTTCTTGTCCTAAAGAAATTGCTCCAAATCTTCCTGCGGGTTGTACTGCACTCAGTGTTGCTAAACCTTTCTGTTCTTTATGAAATTTGATTAGTTCTGTGATGTTAATATTACTAACTCCATCACCATAGGTAAAACAAAATGTCTCATTACCAATGTGTTCTCTAACTTTTTTTAAACGTCCACCCGTCATAGTATTGTCACCTGTATTAATTAAGGTAACACGCCAGGGTTCGGCATATCCAGAATGGATACTCATCTGGTTAAATCTCATATCAAAAGTTACATCTGACATATGTAAGAAGTAGTTAGCAAAATATTCTTTAATGATGTAACCTTTGTATCCACAACAAATGATAAAATCATTAATACCATGAGTCGAATATATTTTCATAATATGCCAGAGAATCGGTTTACCTCCGATCTCTACCATAGGTTTAGGTCTGATACTGGTTTCTTCACTTAAACGTGTACCAAGACCACCAGCTAAAATAACCGCTTTCATGCAATTTACCTCAAATATTGGCTGATATTTTTCTATTTATCTTTTTAGGATGAAGAGGATGCACAATTAATAAATATCCAGGTTCGGAAATTATAATGCTTGTCATAGCAAGATTTTTCACAACTCAGATTGTGTTTAAATCATGAATACCTTACCTATCAGTTTGTTCATTCTAGATTCAGTAATCAATGAGTTAGCATATTCTGAATCCTGACTATAGAGAAAAATTTTGACCTGCTTTTCTCTAAAAACTATCTAAAAATAATTTAGCTGCAATCTGATGATAAATTATAAAGAATTAGTAAGAATATAATATTTTATTTTTAAACTGTTGCTAAATATGTGACAAAAATATTCATAAATAACTGCAACAATAAAAAAATATATATAGGGTTTGCTGATAAAGTCTTGTCGTGGAGACAGGTGACAGGTGACAGGTGACAGGTGACAGTTTCAAGAGTTGGATGGGAACTATTTTTCCTTGAAGCAGGAATTAAATGCAAGGTTTTTCAGTTCTCACCTCATCAAAGCTTGCATTTTTTGAAA from Okeanomitos corallinicola TIOX110 includes the following:
- the rfbC gene encoding dTDP-4-dehydrorhamnose 3,5-epimerase; translation: MIFTETNLPGAFIIDLEEKPDHRGFFARTFCAQEFADHGLKPTVAQCNLSFNHQKGTLRGMHYQVLPAAETKLIRCTQGAIYDVIVDMRPDSPTYLSHIGVELTAENRRALYVPEMFAHGYQALTDGAEVVYQVGEFYTPGYERGLRYNDPLLDISWPLTVTEMSEKDRNWELLESSLVGV
- a CDS encoding glycosyltransferase family 2 protein, producing MNKILTIAIPTYNRADLLDQQLEWLFKAIKGYENDCEILVSDNCSSDHTPEVIKKWQYIFNNVTFKVNRNSENLGVMRNIIYCLSSATTKYVWAIGDDDPIQDKAVNYVIDKIKRHQDLSLLFLNFSGKNQITGSPVHPPKISGNRWFDADNENGEGDGKAIFEYCFSKSVGAVIFLTASIYRTDLVKQALKIWKDAANNWISLAYLAGYCAANGKVIVSKDIYLECIVGVSYWQKEPKSALLMQYKHIPEVILKLQENGYSKRFSGNMILNNFREVNLRVLLGAFRRWPFSAIQVVVSFLALVTTSTFEVISNPEFKIAESSQLSSQIARRSKE
- a CDS encoding glycosyltransferase — protein: MKIALVHDYLTQRGGAERVFELLCKRYPEADIFTSLYDPQKTIDLGDRIVNTTFLQNIPGAAKYFRLIAPLYFPAFRALNLQDYDLIISSSTSFAKAVRKNSQARHICFCHNVTRFLWDTQTYLREYGDYRYFAPLIEKIFQMMRNVDLKYSQEPDIYIANSSIVARRIQKIYGKQAIVINYPIDTSNFIFSDIKQEYYLASARMISYKRLDIIVEAFNWLGWHLLISGDGPELERLKSKALPNIEFLGHVSDSQRKDLFSRAKSIIVAALEDYGLVPVEANASGTPVIAYGAGGVLDTQIPGQTGVFFKRQTPDSLQAALLEATGISWNYENIRNHAVNNFSEQAFFNKVEKIIVPASDINHSFI
- a CDS encoding SDR family oxidoreductase translates to MKILITGTEGYLGSLLPQLLTAKGHEVLGVDTGFYKVGWLYNGTEITAKTLNKDIRNITPEDLEGMEAIVHMAELSNDPTGQLSPNITYQINHLGSVRLANLAKSMGVRRFVYMSSCSVYGVASEDDVTEESPVNPQTAYAECKTLVEKDIKLLADDDFSPTFMRNATAFGASPRMRFDIVLNNLAGLAWTTKEIKMTSDGTPWRPLVHALDICKAIVCALEAPRDIIHNQIFNVGDTKNNYRVKEIAEIIAETFPGCKLTFGDNGSDNRSYRVSFEKINTTLPGFKCDWNAQKGAQQLYDLFRQIEMTEDTFLFRGFTRLKQLEYLIRTQQIDKDFFWNK
- a CDS encoding polysaccharide biosynthesis tyrosine autokinase, with translation MVQTSLNPHIHPVAEEPGYGQMFAVFVRRFPWVLLVLLSSTALAGIITLNTKPTFQSTMQLLVEPNYEGKQEKDTLDTQFTDSNVVIDTATQLNLMRSSGLLQKAVDQLKSEYPDITVREMKKSLVLTQIKNKEEVVTKIFQVDYSDSDPEKTQKVLAAIQKVYLEYNKQQQDTRLKKGLQVIREQLRKASDEVNASEANLQRFRRQQNLIDPELQAKAIEESLNNIQKERQTTRSEYEEALAKQKSLQAQLNRSPQNALVSSRLSQSTRYQGLLNEIQKTELALAQERLRFTDDTPSVQQLNEQLQSQKQLLQKEVSRTLGKKSSNVFSFGDNLLEQGQLGEIDLNLTGELVETQTNIVSLSARDQTLAEKERELRTQLKRFPSLLAYYNRILPQLEFSRERVEQLLRAEQKLRQELSKGGFNWEVVEEPQQGIKLGPNMKQNLLLGGVVGLMLGGIAAFIREASDDSVHTTAELEKQFALPLLGTTPKLPPAKPKESIIKLPFGKPEVLAPWTIQVLQSPPRWESLDLIYKNIELLNGVADLKSLMVTSALPDEGKSALTLGLAMSAARLHKKVLLIDANLRDPNLHKQLNLPNEQGLSTLLASDVTIPNQIGIQYSGSAYIDILTAGPIPVDPAHLLSSPRMIELINAFEENYDLVLIDAPSVLGMVDAILTASSCRSVVMVASIGKVTRNNLAQATAMLSKLNLIGVVANGVSNSDSAYVPYVKQQQLVLQQIVEK
- a CDS encoding SAF domain-containing protein, with amino-acid sequence MIIIDQALQARAALGQPVKVAMIGAGFMGRGIANQIINSVPGMELVAISNRHLDGAKRAYLEAGIEDVKVVSSVLDLENALIQNQYAITEDAMLLCEADGIDAIIEVTGTIEYAAHLVMRAIAHEKHIILMNAELDGTIGPILKVHANRAGVILTACDGDQPGVEMNLYRFVKSIGLTPLLCGNIKGLQDPYRNPTTQAGFAQKWGQNPAMVTSFADGTKISFEQAIVANGTGMKVAKRGMLGYEYTGHVDEMTKMYDVDQLKELGGIVDYVVGTKPGPGVFVFATHEDPKQRHYLNLYKLGEGPLYSFYTPYHLCHFEVPLSVARAVLFHDAVLSPLDGPVVDVVATAKIDLKAGETLDGIGYYMTYGQCENSDIVQQENLLPMGIAEGCRLKRDIPKDQVLTYDDVELPTGRLCDKLRHEQTIYFASSKTLVMAK
- the lhgO gene encoding L-2-hydroxyglutarate oxidase; this encodes MYDFAIIGGGIVGLSTAMNLGLRYPDAKILVLEKEGKWAFHQTGNNSGVIHSGIYYKPNSFKAKFCRDGSQSMVEFCQKHNIEHDICGKVIVATKPEEIPRLEKLYQRGLENQIPVQKISPEEVKEIEPHVSCLAGIRVFSTGIVNYKQVCLKYAEIITKQGGDLRLNTKVLQISSSGKNQVLETNQGSFETRFVINCAGLHSDRIAKLGKAKPEAKIVPFRGEYYELTPEKRYLVKTLIYPVPNPDFPFLGVHFTRMIDSSVHAGPNAVLSLKREGYKKTDFNLRDFAEVITYPGFWKLAAKHADEGIQEIIRSFSKAAFVSSLQTLIPEVQAEDLVPTHAGVRAQALRNNGSLVDDFLIIPGENSIHVCNAPSPAATSSLEIGKAIVKQIPQQAHLKSLVA
- the rfbF gene encoding glucose-1-phosphate cytidylyltransferase, which encodes MKAVILAGGLGTRLSEETSIRPKPMVEIGGKPILWHIMKIYSTHGINDFIICCGYKGYIIKEYFANYFLHMSDVTFDMRFNQMSIHSGYAEPWRVTLINTGDNTMTGGRLKKVREHIGNETFCFTYGDGVSNINITELIKFHKEQKGLATLSAVQPAGRFGAISLGQEQTKITNFREKPEGDGAWINGGYFVLEPEVINFIADDTTVWEKEPLEKLADMQQLSAFKHNGFWQPMDTLRDKNYLEDLWRKNQAPWKVWE